Sequence from the Saccharopolyspora pogona genome:
CGGTGGGCCGTCCCCGGAATCTTCTCCGAAGGCGTCAACGTCCTGGCCGGGCCACCCAAGGTCGGCAAGTCCTGGATGTCTCTCGGCCTGGCGCTGTCCGTTGCGGCCGGAGACCAGGCGCTGGAGTCGATCGACGTGCAGCCCGGCCCCGTGCTCTACCTCGCGTTGGAAGACACCCCGCGCCGGTTGCAGACCCGCATGGGCAAGCTTCTCGGCGGCAAGCCCGCCCCACCGGGTCTCACCCTGGCCACCGAGAGCCCCGCGTTGCCCGCCGGGGGCGATCAGGCCATCGCCGGATGGCTGGAGCGCCACCGGGACGCGCGGATGGTCGTGCTCGACGTGTTCGCCAAGATCCGGGGCGTCCCGCCCGCGGGCATGTCCGCCTACGACGCCGACTACGCCGCCGTGTCCCGTGCGAAACGCATCGCCGATCACTACGGCGTCGCGATGGTCCTGGTCCACCACGTCCGCAAGATGGGCTCTGAGGACTTCCTCGCCGAAGTGTCCGGCACCAACGGCATCGCCGGGGCCGCAGACGCCGTCCTGGTCCTCAAGCGCGGCCGGAACCAGGCCGACGGCGTTCTCAACGTCACCGGCCGCGACGTCGACGAAGCCGAATACGCGCTGTCCTTCCAAGCCACCACGGGAAGTTGGCAGCTGCTCGACGGACCCGCCAGCGACCACACCCTGCACGACACCCGCGCGACCGTCCTGCGATTCCTCCGCGACAACCCCGGAAACGGACCGACAGCCATCGCCGCCGGGACCGGAATCAACCTCGCATCGGTGAAACAGACCTGCCGACGCATGGCCGACGACGGCCAGCTACGCGTCATGGCCGGCGGCAAATACAGCTCCGCCGACGGCAGCACCTGAGCACCGTGTCACCACTGTCACTTTGTCACCGAACCCCGTTTGACCAGCACTAATTGCGGTGACAGTCCAAACCCCGTATGTCACCGCCACAACAGAAGGATGTCCACTGTGAACAGCGCAAAGCGACCCCCGATCGGTGTTTCCCTCTCCACCGACGTCGAACACCGCCCCGGCCGACGCTTGCCGTTTCGTGCCTGCGTCCGGTGGGTCGATCCCCATACCCGCAAGCGGCCTTCACTTTCCGAGTCCTGCCTGACCGAAGAACAGG
This genomic interval carries:
- a CDS encoding AAA family ATPase yields the protein MRSRIVTLTVLAAVLAIGLFGLPLGIAVARYYLNDERAELERTAEATALAVAAELIRNQQPLLPPPTESDARLALYSQAGRLENGDGPAAADETVIAAQRGDLTTGTFRDELVVAVPVSDGGTVTGVVRAATAWTADGLMAAEFPEPRWAVPGIFSEGVNVLAGPPKVGKSWMSLGLALSVAAGDQALESIDVQPGPVLYLALEDTPRRLQTRMGKLLGGKPAPPGLTLATESPALPAGGDQAIAGWLERHRDARMVVLDVFAKIRGVPPAGMSAYDADYAAVSRAKRIADHYGVAMVLVHHVRKMGSEDFLAEVSGTNGIAGAADAVLVLKRGRNQADGVLNVTGRDVDEAEYALSFQATTGSWQLLDGPASDHTLHDTRATVLRFLRDNPGNGPTAIAAGTGINLASVKQTCRRMADDGQLRVMAGGKYSSADGST